The following are encoded together in the Tepidiforma bonchosmolovskayae genome:
- a CDS encoding YeeE/YedE family protein gives MTTITPAAPSTATRLPVKPLALGAAIAAAWLLLDQRGFAIGAFWLIGVAFGVVLQRSRLCFAGAFRDLILLGDGRLFRAILVGLAVATVGFVFLEARLAPDPGFGIAPAGPHIQPVGIATVVGGVLFGVGMVLAGGCVSGSLWRMGEGYVASWVAMAGIVAGTIVANRQWAWWYDNDIRERTAVWLPAELGGYPAALALTLAALAGLYVLVLWWESRTPKMPEFPAPPPEPAFGLREQLRQGWERVWGGHGWSYTTGAVALAVISVFALGLQVPLGVTGGISLWADNVLGWFDAGALPLKGSELLAGCTPGGAEKWFTVRTATMLGLVAGAFTASVLSGEFRLRRPRQRSRYVQAAAGGLLMGYASVIAIGCTIGAFFSSVPSLALAGWVYGIALFGGAWIGVALIRRLP, from the coding sequence GTGACAACGATCACCCCTGCCGCTCCCTCGACCGCTACCCGCCTCCCTGTGAAGCCGCTGGCCCTCGGAGCCGCGATCGCCGCCGCCTGGCTGCTCCTGGACCAGCGGGGTTTTGCCATCGGCGCCTTCTGGCTCATCGGCGTGGCGTTCGGCGTGGTTCTGCAGCGGAGCCGTCTCTGCTTTGCCGGGGCGTTCCGCGACCTGATTCTCCTCGGGGACGGGCGCCTGTTCCGGGCGATCCTGGTCGGGCTGGCCGTTGCCACTGTGGGCTTCGTGTTCCTCGAGGCGCGGCTGGCGCCGGACCCCGGGTTCGGCATTGCACCGGCCGGGCCGCACATCCAGCCGGTCGGCATTGCGACCGTCGTGGGCGGCGTGCTGTTCGGCGTGGGCATGGTGCTGGCGGGCGGCTGCGTCTCCGGGTCGCTGTGGCGGATGGGCGAAGGGTACGTGGCCTCGTGGGTGGCGATGGCGGGCATCGTCGCGGGGACAATCGTCGCCAACCGCCAGTGGGCCTGGTGGTACGACAACGACATCCGCGAGCGGACCGCCGTTTGGCTCCCGGCCGAACTGGGCGGCTACCCGGCGGCGCTGGCGCTGACACTGGCGGCGCTGGCTGGGCTGTACGTCCTCGTGCTGTGGTGGGAGTCGCGCACCCCGAAGATGCCGGAGTTCCCTGCCCCGCCGCCGGAGCCGGCCTTCGGACTGCGTGAGCAGCTGCGCCAGGGCTGGGAGCGGGTCTGGGGCGGCCACGGGTGGAGCTACACGACCGGGGCGGTCGCCCTGGCGGTCATTTCGGTGTTCGCGCTCGGGCTGCAGGTGCCGCTCGGGGTAACCGGCGGGATTTCGCTCTGGGCCGACAACGTGCTCGGCTGGTTCGATGCGGGCGCGCTGCCGCTGAAGGGCAGCGAGCTGCTGGCGGGCTGCACGCCGGGCGGGGCCGAGAAGTGGTTTACGGTGCGGACGGCCACGATGCTCGGGCTGGTTGCCGGGGCGTTCACCGCATCGGTGCTTTCGGGCGAGTTTCGTCTCCGGCGGCCGCGCCAGCGGAGCCGGTATGTGCAGGCCGCGGCTGGCGGCCTCCTCATGGGGTACGCCTCGGTCATCGCGATTGGGTGCACGATCGGGGCGTTCTTCTCGTCGGTCCCCTCGCTGGCGCTGGCCGGCTGGGTGTACGGCATTGCGCTCTTCGGGGGCGCCTGGATCGGCGTCGCGCTGATCCGGCGGCTCCCGTAA
- a CDS encoding copper resistance protein CopC → MRRGTLALLLAVLAAVALWPPGGQPAAAHAALRSSEPAANAFLRQPPKEVILDFTEPIDGRASRIRLLDATGREVAIGDTVVTGSRMRATLPALEPGIYNVVWNNVSLVDGHALSGSYPFTVLNPDGSVPGGTNLVRGGSSSADRLGRADGTAVRSLALLGLILLAGAATVTLLWPEAPAGARRGLRGAALLGAGAAIGAAGLSLALLLDTYSGLPAAEAIVDTRFGRYWLAWAALAAAAGAVAALHSRHPRAASWALLGAVGGSLWTFTATSHAAAVPGSGWAMAIDAAHAGAAVAWLGAVSGAVVAAGFGQRHAPWRALMRRFTRLASAMVFLLLATGLLGALVHIDSTAKLTETRYGLVLLAKLALIVPLLGIALYNARRGRVRLMEERRGEPRGFMLTAAAELAAGLLVVGAAALMSQTTTSRSIVIEPERRPFEMTAPANDLRVTLSIHPNQTGLNTFRVRLAGAGGAPAAAQFVRLSFRYQEDQSLGPSTLVLSPDGPGEFSGQGPYLPLEGRWRVEVEVRRADADDARTFFDVRPSGAFAGGSATTGGRWALPTAGLSWNQFGGLVLLLAGLGAALARGEARRLHRIAGRAASTGTLAGFGLGVLLLFGVHAHEPQAGLPSNPVFPDADSIAKGRALYEANCIACHGRTGVPPPGLNLNPYPLDLTVHVPQHPDGQLYRFIANGIPGTAMPAWKEQGMTDEEIWHLVNYLRTLAPVTQ, encoded by the coding sequence ATGAGGCGGGGAACCCTGGCGCTGCTCCTCGCGGTGCTGGCGGCCGTTGCCCTCTGGCCGCCGGGCGGCCAGCCGGCTGCGGCGCATGCGGCGCTGCGCTCCTCGGAGCCGGCCGCAAACGCCTTCCTGCGGCAGCCGCCAAAGGAAGTCATCCTCGACTTCACGGAGCCGATCGACGGGCGGGCGAGCCGCATCCGCCTGCTCGACGCCACGGGACGCGAAGTCGCCATCGGCGACACCGTGGTGACCGGGTCGCGGATGCGCGCGACGCTGCCCGCGCTCGAGCCGGGCATCTACAACGTCGTCTGGAACAACGTGTCGCTGGTGGACGGGCACGCACTCTCGGGGTCGTACCCGTTCACGGTGCTGAACCCGGACGGCTCGGTGCCTGGGGGCACGAACCTGGTCCGCGGCGGGAGTTCGAGCGCCGACCGGCTGGGCCGGGCCGATGGGACGGCGGTGCGGTCCCTGGCCCTGCTCGGATTGATTCTCCTGGCGGGAGCGGCGACGGTCACGCTGCTCTGGCCCGAAGCCCCGGCCGGCGCCCGGCGGGGACTGCGCGGAGCGGCGCTGCTCGGGGCAGGTGCGGCGATCGGGGCGGCCGGACTCAGCCTCGCCCTTCTGCTGGACACGTACAGCGGCCTGCCGGCGGCCGAGGCGATCGTCGACACCCGCTTCGGGCGGTACTGGCTGGCGTGGGCCGCGCTGGCGGCTGCCGCCGGGGCTGTTGCTGCGCTGCATTCACGGCACCCTCGGGCCGCGTCGTGGGCTCTGCTGGGCGCGGTCGGCGGGTCGCTCTGGACGTTCACGGCGACGAGCCACGCGGCCGCGGTCCCGGGGAGCGGCTGGGCGATGGCGATCGACGCGGCGCACGCCGGCGCTGCCGTGGCCTGGCTGGGGGCGGTTTCAGGGGCGGTCGTTGCCGCCGGGTTCGGGCAGCGGCATGCTCCGTGGCGCGCGCTGATGCGCCGGTTCACGCGGCTGGCCTCGGCGATGGTGTTCCTCCTGCTGGCGACCGGCCTCCTCGGGGCGCTGGTCCACATCGACAGCACGGCCAAGCTTACGGAGACGCGCTACGGGCTCGTTCTGCTGGCGAAGCTCGCGCTGATCGTCCCGCTGCTCGGAATCGCGCTGTACAACGCCCGGCGGGGGCGCGTGCGGCTGATGGAGGAGCGGCGGGGTGAGCCGCGGGGGTTCATGCTGACTGCGGCGGCGGAGCTGGCGGCCGGGTTGCTGGTCGTGGGCGCCGCCGCTCTGATGAGCCAGACCACGACCAGCCGCTCAATCGTCATCGAGCCGGAGCGCCGGCCGTTCGAGATGACCGCGCCTGCGAACGACCTCCGGGTGACGCTCTCCATCCACCCGAACCAGACCGGGCTGAATACGTTCCGCGTACGGCTCGCCGGTGCCGGCGGAGCACCCGCAGCGGCGCAGTTCGTACGGCTGTCGTTCCGGTACCAGGAGGACCAGTCGCTCGGCCCATCGACGCTGGTGCTCTCGCCCGACGGGCCGGGGGAGTTCAGCGGACAGGGGCCGTACCTCCCGCTCGAAGGGAGATGGCGGGTGGAGGTCGAGGTCCGGCGGGCGGATGCAGACGACGCGCGGACGTTCTTCGACGTCCGGCCGTCCGGGGCGTTTGCGGGCGGCAGCGCCACCACGGGCGGCCGGTGGGCGCTGCCGACGGCGGGGCTGAGCTGGAACCAGTTCGGCGGGCTCGTGCTGCTGCTGGCCGGGCTGGGCGCTGCGCTGGCCCGGGGGGAGGCGCGGCGGCTCCACCGGATTGCCGGCCGGGCGGCGAGCACGGGCACGCTGGCGGGTTTCGGGCTCGGCGTGCTGCTGCTGTTCGGCGTGCATGCCCACGAGCCGCAGGCCGGCCTGCCGAGCAACCCCGTCTTTCCCGATGCGGACTCGATTGCGAAGGGCCGGGCGCTGTACGAGGCGAATTGCATCGCCTGCCATGGCCGGACCGGCGTCCCGCCCCCGGGACTGAACCTGAACCCGTATCCGCTCGACCTCACGGTGCACGTGCCGCAGCACCCGGACGGGCAGCTCTACCGGTTCATCGCGAACGGCATCCCCGGTACAGCGATGCCGGCGTGGAAAGAGCAGGGGATGACCGACGAGGAGATCTGGCACCTCGTGAACTACCTGCGGACGCTGGCGCCGGTTACGCAGTAG
- a CDS encoding copper resistance CopC family protein, translating into MRWLAAAAAGLTAVGWFAAAFAHAEPERASPGDGAVLNAPPAEVVLVMTQEMARQAGANDIDVYDAGGNEVTREPAVIDPNDRRRLSVRLPADLPPGEYTVRWRTLSADDGDTATGELRFRVDPAAAPSPGRELLKETLLGGGPAAPAGVTGISAAGGSGEVGWVLVAAVGGGLFVVGLGAGVVLSRRGE; encoded by the coding sequence ATGCGATGGCTTGCGGCTGCGGCTGCCGGCCTCACTGCCGTTGGGTGGTTCGCTGCGGCGTTCGCACACGCGGAGCCAGAGCGTGCGAGCCCGGGCGACGGAGCGGTGCTGAACGCGCCGCCGGCCGAGGTCGTCCTGGTCATGACCCAGGAGATGGCCAGGCAGGCGGGTGCGAACGACATCGACGTGTACGATGCCGGCGGGAACGAGGTCACGCGCGAGCCAGCGGTCATCGACCCGAACGACCGTCGGCGGCTCAGCGTGCGGCTGCCGGCCGACCTGCCGCCGGGCGAATACACCGTGCGGTGGCGGACGCTGAGCGCGGACGACGGCGACACGGCCACCGGAGAGCTCCGCTTCCGGGTCGACCCCGCGGCCGCGCCGAGCCCGGGGCGGGAGCTGCTGAAGGAGACGCTGCTGGGAGGCGGGCCGGCCGCTCCGGCGGGGGTGACCGGCATCTCCGCAGCCGGGGGGAGCGGCGAGGTGGGCTGGGTGCTGGTTGCCGCGGTCGGCGGTGGGCTGTTCGTGGTCGGACTGGGCGCGGGCGTGGTGCTCAGCAGGCGGGGGGAATGA
- a CDS encoding TIGR03617 family F420-dependent LLM class oxidoreductase encodes MKVGSGFGGTWLTAVPDQARHAEELGYDFASTPETQHDSILAATLAAYTTEKLEIQTSVTIAFPRSPTVLAMEAWDIQHLSKGRFVLGLGSQVKGHNQHRFSVDWPGAPATRMKEYIKMLHAVWDSFQDGKKPEFIGKYYHFTLMTPNFNPGPIPYPRPKVGLACVGDAMARVAGEVADVVMPHGFMTDKYMREVVLPNVAIGLKRSGRTWQDIEIAGGGFTVFGETESEIEQGLERLRQPISFYGSTRSYHEVFEVHGLKSLGMQLHELSLQGKWDEMQRVIPEDVLRVFAQTSTYDKLPEFVANHREYASRITLPLRASTPEQRERAKYIIEQVRKVQVPRVPRGLEDLSAIPDRPKVTA; translated from the coding sequence ATGAAAGTTGGTTCTGGATTCGGCGGCACCTGGCTCACCGCTGTCCCCGACCAGGCGCGCCACGCCGAAGAGCTCGGCTACGACTTCGCCAGCACCCCGGAAACCCAGCACGACTCCATCCTCGCGGCTACCCTCGCCGCCTACACCACCGAAAAGCTCGAAATCCAGACGAGCGTCACCATCGCCTTCCCCCGGAGCCCCACGGTGCTCGCCATGGAAGCCTGGGATATCCAGCACCTCAGCAAGGGCCGCTTCGTGCTTGGCCTCGGCTCGCAGGTCAAGGGGCACAACCAGCACCGCTTCAGCGTCGACTGGCCCGGCGCCCCGGCCACCCGGATGAAGGAGTACATCAAAATGCTCCACGCCGTCTGGGACTCCTTCCAGGACGGCAAAAAGCCGGAGTTCATCGGGAAGTACTACCACTTCACGCTCATGACCCCGAACTTTAATCCGGGGCCCATCCCCTACCCCCGCCCCAAGGTCGGCCTCGCCTGCGTCGGCGACGCGATGGCCCGCGTGGCCGGCGAAGTCGCCGACGTTGTCATGCCCCACGGCTTCATGACCGACAAGTACATGCGCGAAGTGGTCCTCCCGAACGTCGCCATCGGCCTGAAGCGCTCCGGGCGAACCTGGCAGGACATCGAAATTGCCGGCGGCGGCTTCACGGTCTTCGGCGAGACCGAGTCGGAGATCGAGCAGGGGCTCGAACGCCTCCGCCAGCCGATTTCGTTCTACGGGTCAACCCGCTCCTACCACGAGGTGTTCGAGGTCCATGGCCTGAAGAGCCTGGGCATGCAGCTGCACGAGCTCTCTCTGCAGGGCAAATGGGACGAGATGCAGCGCGTCATCCCCGAGGATGTCCTCCGCGTCTTTGCCCAGACCTCCACCTACGACAAACTGCCGGAGTTCGTGGCCAACCATCGCGAATACGCCTCGCGCATCACGCTGCCCCTGCGAGCCTCCACCCCTGAGCAGCGCGAGCGCGCGAAGTACATCATCGAGCAGGTGAGGAAGGTGCAGGTGCCCCGCGTCCCCCGCGGCCTCGAGGACCTCTCCGCCATCCCCGACCGGCCGAAGGTGACCGCCTGA
- a CDS encoding tyrosine-type recombinase/integrase has product MTRAKFDDVMRSFEYSLRAAGKSQHTINQYLGSPRAFLEWYGRDPLQAKRHDIEGWLAELSKRLAPATVAHLYSGLKAFYRWLLEEDEITEDPMAKVRKPKVPETEKDIVPAEVMAKVLSELDSTKQYREAAIISLLYDTGMRANELVGLRVDDIDWDEQVILIRKTKNAEIRVVPFSNQTGLRLRRWLRKRPHQDAEHLFTAQRGPAAGRPLTTSGLRQIVQSVFEGKTRGSITPHDLRHTFATHFLEDETARPEDLMTIAGWKSDAMLRRYTRSRKQARAIAAHRRLSPVARLADRRLAQG; this is encoded by the coding sequence ATGACCCGGGCCAAATTCGACGATGTGATGCGCTCATTCGAGTACTCGCTGAGGGCAGCGGGGAAGTCGCAGCACACCATCAATCAGTACCTCGGGTCACCTCGGGCCTTCCTAGAATGGTACGGCCGAGACCCCCTTCAGGCCAAGAGGCACGACATCGAAGGCTGGCTCGCAGAACTCTCCAAGAGGCTCGCACCGGCCACCGTGGCCCACCTCTACTCAGGCCTCAAGGCCTTCTACCGCTGGCTCCTCGAAGAAGACGAAATCACAGAGGACCCCATGGCCAAGGTCCGCAAGCCGAAGGTCCCGGAGACAGAAAAGGACATCGTCCCGGCAGAGGTCATGGCCAAGGTCCTGAGCGAGCTGGACAGCACCAAGCAGTACAGGGAGGCAGCCATCATCAGCCTCCTCTACGACACCGGCATGAGGGCCAACGAGCTGGTCGGCCTCAGGGTCGATGACATCGACTGGGACGAACAGGTCATCCTCATCAGGAAGACCAAGAACGCAGAAATCAGGGTTGTCCCCTTCTCGAACCAGACAGGGCTCAGGCTCAGGCGGTGGCTGAGGAAGAGGCCCCATCAGGATGCAGAGCACCTCTTCACTGCCCAGAGGGGCCCGGCGGCTGGCAGGCCGCTCACAACCAGCGGGCTCAGGCAGATTGTCCAATCGGTCTTCGAGGGCAAGACCAGGGGCAGCATCACACCCCACGACCTGAGGCACACCTTCGCGACCCACTTCCTTGAGGACGAGACCGCAAGGCCAGAAGACCTCATGACCATCGCTGGCTGGAAATCTGATGCCATGCTCAGGAGGTACACGAGGAGCCGGAAGCAGGCCAGGGCCATCGCAGCACACCGCAGGCTCAGCCCCGTAGCCAGACTGGCCGACCGGAGACTCGCGCAGGGCTGA
- a CDS encoding DUF192 domain-containing protein, which produces MPPTVRLVNQRTGETVAGRVSIADSFWSRFRGLMFRRPLEPGEGLWIEPCSSIHMLGMRFAIDAVFLDRDGRVLKVARGVRPWLGLAAARGARAVIELPAGSAAAIQPGDRLETAPAP; this is translated from the coding sequence GTGCCGCCCACCGTCCGTCTTGTGAACCAGCGCACTGGCGAAACGGTCGCCGGGCGTGTCAGCATCGCCGATTCATTCTGGAGCCGCTTTCGCGGCCTCATGTTCCGCCGGCCGCTCGAGCCCGGCGAGGGGCTGTGGATTGAGCCCTGCTCCTCCATCCACATGCTCGGCATGCGGTTTGCAATCGACGCCGTCTTTCTCGACCGCGACGGCCGGGTCCTGAAAGTCGCCCGCGGCGTCCGCCCATGGCTCGGGCTGGCAGCTGCGCGCGGCGCCCGGGCGGTCATCGAACTCCCCGCCGGCTCCGCCGCCGCCATCCAGCCCGGCGATCGCCTCGAGACCGCGCCAGCTCCCTAG
- a CDS encoding alkaline phosphatase D family protein, which translates to MPTRSWRRAGAALLTLAGAAALAFAAFDRAGEFALIERPWEASALNWAALLGLAGAVLTPRSGLAAGLIALAAAWAALVISRLGEVPNLVLVGAALLALAGLLALAGSLRRRPRRTLLVLALGGSSVALLTVAGIRIHGVYLGPTHPSSPLRPQPVDLVEWAWAGAVTPTSFAVTAQLAEPARAADPSALALVVRAASDGAVVGRFAPARISPAGVARFEAAGLEPGARYRWAVAVDGREDWYRTGTLRTFPVGPAGFTIAFGACASTGSNGQVFDRIREAEPLLFIHTGDFHYADIDANDPAAIRRAYARSLQAPAQQALWLTAPVAYTWDDHDYGGNDADRTTASRDAARSIYREIVPHYPLPFDGPIAQAFTVGRVRVILTDSRSERAPSSAPDGPGKSMLGDVQLAWLFDELLRARDTAALIVWVNSVPWISSSAGGDDWGAYAEERRQIADFIVEHGIRNLVMLSGDAHMLAADSGANNRFAAGGAGPGFPVYHAGALDRRGSVKGGPYSEGARPGGGQFGLLAVDDRGDAIEVTFSGRNWRGEELIRHAVTFAVEP; encoded by the coding sequence ATGCCCACGCGATCCTGGCGGCGGGCCGGTGCAGCGCTGCTCACCCTGGCGGGCGCGGCGGCGCTCGCCTTCGCCGCCTTCGACCGCGCCGGCGAGTTCGCCCTCATCGAACGCCCCTGGGAGGCCTCGGCGCTCAACTGGGCGGCGCTCCTCGGCCTCGCCGGCGCCGTGCTCACGCCCCGGTCCGGGTTGGCTGCAGGTCTCATCGCTCTCGCGGCCGCCTGGGCCGCCCTCGTCATCAGCCGCCTCGGCGAGGTTCCGAATCTGGTCCTCGTTGGTGCAGCCCTGCTCGCCCTCGCCGGCCTCCTGGCGCTCGCCGGGTCGCTGCGTCGGCGCCCCCGCCGGACGCTCCTGGTGCTCGCGCTGGGCGGCTCCTCGGTCGCCCTGCTGACCGTCGCCGGCATCCGCATCCATGGCGTCTACCTTGGTCCCACGCATCCGTCTTCGCCCCTCCGGCCGCAGCCCGTGGACCTGGTCGAATGGGCCTGGGCAGGCGCCGTTACGCCGACCTCGTTCGCGGTGACCGCCCAGCTGGCGGAACCTGCGCGCGCCGCCGACCCCTCCGCGCTCGCCCTCGTGGTCCGCGCCGCATCCGATGGCGCTGTCGTCGGCCGGTTCGCTCCCGCCCGCATCAGCCCGGCCGGTGTCGCCCGGTTCGAAGCCGCCGGTCTCGAGCCCGGCGCCCGGTATCGCTGGGCCGTCGCCGTCGACGGCCGCGAAGACTGGTACCGCACCGGCACTCTCCGGACGTTCCCCGTCGGCCCGGCCGGCTTCACAATTGCGTTCGGAGCCTGCGCCTCGACCGGCTCGAACGGCCAGGTCTTCGACCGCATCCGCGAAGCGGAGCCCCTCCTCTTCATCCACACCGGCGACTTCCACTACGCGGATATCGACGCCAACGACCCGGCGGCAATTCGCCGCGCCTACGCCCGGTCGCTGCAGGCGCCCGCCCAGCAGGCGCTCTGGCTCACTGCACCCGTCGCCTACACCTGGGACGACCACGACTACGGCGGGAACGACGCTGACCGCACCACCGCCTCGCGCGACGCCGCCCGTTCCATCTACCGCGAAATCGTGCCCCACTACCCGCTGCCTTTCGATGGCCCCATCGCCCAGGCGTTCACCGTCGGGCGGGTGCGCGTCATCCTCACGGACAGCCGGTCCGAACGCGCACCCTCCAGCGCCCCCGACGGCCCTGGCAAGAGCATGCTCGGCGACGTTCAGCTCGCGTGGTTGTTCGACGAACTCCTTCGCGCCCGCGACACCGCGGCGCTTATTGTCTGGGTCAACAGCGTCCCGTGGATTTCGTCGTCGGCCGGCGGCGACGACTGGGGGGCCTACGCCGAGGAACGCCGCCAAATCGCCGACTTCATCGTCGAGCACGGGATCCGCAACCTCGTGATGCTCAGCGGCGACGCCCACATGCTCGCCGCGGACAGCGGCGCGAACAACCGCTTTGCCGCCGGCGGCGCCGGTCCGGGCTTTCCCGTCTATCACGCCGGGGCCCTCGACCGGCGCGGTTCGGTCAAAGGCGGCCCCTACAGCGAGGGCGCCCGCCCCGGCGGCGGCCAGTTCGGCCTCCTCGCTGTCGACGACCGCGGTGACGCCATCGAAGTTACCTTCAGCGGCCGCAACTGGCGCGGCGAAGAACTCATCCGCCACGCCGTCACGTTTGCCGTCGAGCCGTAG
- a CDS encoding sulfurtransferase produces the protein MLDSLRRLPLLGLTLAVLLALPLAAACGGDDDDTNGAGSKSGDTAAEPAGYAEPDLLAETDWLAGKLGDPSLVIVDIRKKEAYEAGHIPGAVWYDQVALKDPDEKLYVIRESLFAEKAGALGIDASKEVVIYDDGTGLWATRLWWVLDYYGHPKARVVNGGWAKWEKEGRPVTKEVPNPTPAKFVAKPNPDVICALDYVKEKATNPDPNVVILDARTQAEYTGADVRAARGGHIPNAVNLDWQASLTDTDPKVWKPADQLRAQFAKVGITKDTQVITYCQTGVRAAHSLFTLRLVGLGKGNKVYDGSWAEWGNSKETPVQQ, from the coding sequence ATGTTGGACTCATTGCGGCGGCTGCCCCTGCTGGGGCTGACACTCGCAGTGCTGCTGGCGCTGCCGCTGGCGGCGGCGTGCGGCGGCGACGATGACGACACCAATGGCGCCGGCTCGAAGAGCGGCGACACCGCAGCGGAACCCGCAGGTTACGCCGAACCGGACCTGCTCGCCGAAACCGACTGGCTGGCCGGGAAGCTGGGCGACCCCTCGCTGGTCATCGTGGACATCCGCAAGAAGGAGGCCTACGAGGCCGGCCACATCCCGGGTGCGGTGTGGTACGACCAGGTCGCGCTGAAGGACCCGGACGAGAAGCTCTACGTCATCAGGGAGAGCCTCTTCGCTGAGAAGGCCGGGGCGCTGGGCATCGACGCGAGCAAGGAAGTTGTCATTTACGACGACGGCACCGGGCTCTGGGCGACGCGCCTGTGGTGGGTGCTCGATTACTACGGTCACCCGAAGGCACGGGTGGTGAACGGCGGCTGGGCGAAGTGGGAAAAGGAGGGGCGGCCAGTGACCAAGGAGGTGCCGAACCCGACCCCGGCGAAGTTCGTGGCGAAGCCGAACCCCGATGTCATCTGTGCCCTCGATTATGTCAAAGAAAAGGCGACGAACCCTGACCCCAACGTGGTGATTCTCGACGCCCGGACGCAGGCGGAGTACACGGGCGCAGACGTGCGCGCCGCACGGGGCGGCCATATCCCGAACGCCGTGAACCTCGACTGGCAGGCCTCGCTGACGGATACGGACCCGAAGGTCTGGAAGCCGGCGGACCAGCTGCGCGCGCAGTTCGCGAAGGTCGGCATCACCAAGGACACCCAGGTCATCACTTACTGCCAGACCGGCGTGCGGGCGGCGCACTCGCTGTTCACGCTCCGGCTGGTCGGGCTCGGCAAGGGGAACAAGGTCTACGACGGCTCGTGGGCCGAGTGGGGGAATTCAAAGGAGACGCCGGTCCAGCAGTAG
- a CDS encoding acyl-CoA dehydrogenase family protein, translating to MDFRDTPEQAAWRAEVREFLEKERPKIDPDANPMELARERGGVLKEWRDKLAKKGWIAPAWPKEYGGAGLGVMEQFIMNEEFAEARAPQVGGMGVSMIGPTLIIHGNEEQKREHLGAILRGEVQWCQGYSEPGAGSDLASLQTRAVRDGDDFIINGQKIWTSGAHNADWMFMLARTDPDAPKHRGITYFLVDMKSPGITVRPLINMAGGHQFNEVFFEDVRVPVRNVVGEINRGWYIGTTTLDFERSSIGNAVGQRQTLEYYLRFWKEHRGQPVTASASAAFASEFADRWIEAATAKMLSYRVISIQAAGRVPNHEASIAKLFNTELSQRIARTAMKLLGTSALLTGREAPMKGRAPGSYLQTVSSTIAGGTSEIQRNIIATRGLGLPRG from the coding sequence ATGGACTTCCGAGACACCCCCGAGCAGGCGGCATGGCGCGCCGAAGTGCGCGAGTTCCTGGAGAAGGAGCGGCCGAAGATCGACCCGGATGCGAACCCGATGGAGCTGGCACGCGAGCGGGGCGGCGTGCTGAAGGAGTGGCGCGACAAGCTCGCGAAGAAAGGGTGGATTGCGCCAGCCTGGCCGAAGGAGTACGGCGGCGCCGGGCTCGGCGTCATGGAACAGTTCATCATGAACGAGGAGTTCGCCGAGGCGCGGGCGCCGCAGGTCGGGGGCATGGGCGTTTCGATGATCGGCCCCACGCTCATCATCCACGGCAACGAGGAGCAGAAGCGGGAGCACCTTGGGGCCATCCTGCGCGGCGAAGTGCAGTGGTGCCAGGGCTACAGCGAGCCCGGCGCCGGCTCCGACCTTGCCAGCCTGCAAACCCGCGCAGTCCGCGACGGCGACGATTTCATCATCAACGGGCAGAAAATCTGGACGTCGGGGGCGCATAACGCGGACTGGATGTTCATGCTGGCCCGGACGGACCCGGACGCGCCGAAGCACCGCGGGATTACCTATTTCCTCGTTGATATGAAGAGCCCGGGGATCACCGTACGGCCGCTCATCAACATGGCGGGCGGGCACCAGTTCAACGAGGTGTTCTTCGAGGATGTGCGGGTGCCCGTGCGGAACGTCGTCGGCGAGATCAACCGCGGGTGGTACATCGGGACCACGACGCTCGACTTCGAGCGCTCGTCGATCGGGAACGCAGTGGGCCAGCGGCAGACGCTGGAGTACTACCTGCGATTCTGGAAGGAGCACCGCGGTCAGCCGGTAACGGCGAGCGCGAGCGCCGCCTTCGCTTCCGAGTTCGCGGACCGGTGGATCGAAGCCGCGACGGCGAAGATGCTGAGCTACCGGGTGATCAGCATCCAGGCGGCGGGCCGCGTGCCGAACCACGAAGCCTCAATCGCAAAGCTGTTCAACACCGAGCTGAGCCAGCGGATTGCACGGACCGCGATGAAGCTGCTCGGGACCTCGGCGCTGCTGACCGGCAGGGAGGCGCCGATGAAGGGCCGCGCCCCGGGCAGCTATCTGCAGACGGTGTCGTCAACCATCGCGGGCGGGACGAGCGAGATCCAGCGGAACATCATCGCGACCCGCGGGCTGGGCCTGCCGCGCGGCTGA
- a CDS encoding sulfurtransferase TusA family protein: protein MELDVRGEMCPYPAMKAREALAKLPAGECLEVLTDHAPALSTVPWEGAKLNYRSTIEPVGRGTWRIRLEPAEGTLDQKKALAEIAQRAAELSKS from the coding sequence ATGGAACTGGACGTCCGGGGGGAGATGTGCCCCTACCCGGCGATGAAGGCGCGAGAGGCGCTCGCGAAGCTGCCCGCGGGCGAGTGTCTCGAGGTGCTGACCGACCACGCGCCCGCGCTTTCGACGGTGCCGTGGGAGGGGGCAAAGCTGAACTACCGCTCGACGATTGAGCCCGTTGGCCGGGGAACGTGGCGCATCCGGCTCGAACCGGCCGAAGGGACGCTCGACCAGAAAAAGGCGCTCGCAGAGATTGCGCAGCGCGCCGCCGAACTCTCGAAAAGCTAA